The following are from one region of the Anguilla rostrata isolate EN2019 chromosome 7, ASM1855537v3, whole genome shotgun sequence genome:
- the c8a gene encoding complement component C8 alpha chain isoform X2 gives MMLCSLRCACLVVLGINHFLSVEAFYDQRETKESRVRNATVRMARGIDTPAPIDCKMKPWSAWTSCSSCKGTMHRFKYLEQATQFGGTLCGSGQWEDKACPKDVACEKQHKCTEAFTCTETGRCVSEKLRCNRDLDCRDGSDEDDCEEDDIIEGPCSHLFPIPGSEAATRGYDILSQGFVLPTVDPTYYGGICEYVYNGEWRKLVYDAFCENMYYNDDEKYYRKPYNFHTYQFMGKAESVGSSEYYEDASSLLNARKQEKSFNLGITVGISMVEFGLSGSSESQFMNNISQYQEQNMGFVRLLSKVQTAQFKMRSSGLMLDEDLFQSLVELPEEYDFGTYSRFLSQYGTHYITSGIMGGVLEYIVVINKKAMALSEMTGEQAGLCLGVSLGWSPNINVKLKLSGCEKTGQLDNDKQSSDSFIKDVISRIQGGNVAATRGLLVRDEKSYSKWGDSLKYNPAVIEFEMLPLYELVRFSTVGGSMKGKVAHLKRAYEEYLHEFGSCRCAPCRNNGVPILQGTSCLCLCKEGYRGVACEETNRKGPTHGSWSCWSPWSTCQSNQKTRQRQCNNPTPLNGGRPCLGQATQTHSC, from the exons atgatGCTGTGCTCCTTGCGATGTGCATGTCTTGTGGTGTTGGGAATAAATCATTTCCTGTCCGTGGAGGCATTTTATGATCAGAGGGAAACAAAGGAAAGCAG GGTTCGGAACGCAACTGTAAGAATGGCCAGAGGCATAGATACGCCAGCTCCTATTGATTGCAAGATGAAGCCGTGGTCAGCATGGACGTCCTGCTCTTCATGTAAAGGCACAATG CATCGCTTCAAGTACCTGGAGCAGGCAACTCAGTTCGGCGGCACATTGTGCGGGAGCGGGCAGTGGGAGGATAAGGCGTGCCCCAAGGACGTGGCCTGCGAGAAGCAGCACAAGTGCACAGAGGCCTTCACCTGCACGGAGACAG GACGCTGCGTGAGCGAGAAGCTGCGTTGTAATAGAGACCTGGACTGCAGGGATGGGTCAGATGAGGATGACTGTGAGGAAGATGACATTATTGAAGGCCCCTGCTCTCATCTGTTCCCCATTCCAGGTTCTGAGGCAGCCACTCGCGG ATACGACATACTGTCCCAGGGGTTTGTCCTACCCACTGTTGATCCTACATACTATGGAGGCATCTGTGAATATGTCTACAATGGAGAGTGGAGAAAGCTTGTGTACGATGCTTTCTGTGAAAACATGTACTACAATGATGATGAGAAATATTACCGGAAACCCTATAACTTCCATACCTATCAGTTCATG GGCAAAGCTGAATCTGTTGGTTCCAGTGAATATTATGAAGATGCTTCCAGCTTACTTAATGCCAGGAAGCAGGAGAAATCCTTCAATCTTGGAATCACGGTCGGAATATCTATGGTAGAATTTGGTTTGTCAGGAAGCTCTGAATCCCAGTTCATGAATAATATTTCTCAGTACCAGGAACAA AACATGGGATTCGTGAGGCTGTTGTCCAAAGTACAGACTGCGCAGTTCAAAATGAGGAGCAGCGGTCTGATGCTGGATGAGGACTTGTTCCAGTCCCTTGTGGAGCTGCCAGAGGAGTACGACTTTGGCACATACTCTCGCTTCCTCAGCCAGTATGGGACACATTACATCACCTCTGGGATCATGGGAGGAGTTCTCGAGTACATTGTGGTCATCAATAAAAAGGCCATGGCACTGTCTG AAATGACTGGAGAGCAGGCAGGACTATGTCTTGGTGTATCATTGGGGTGGAGTCCGAATATAAATGTGAAACTGAAGTTGTCAGGTTGTGAAAAGACTGGGCAACTTGACAATG ATAAACAGTCTTCTGACAGTTTCATAAAGGATGTGATCAGTAGAATCCAAGGGGGCAATGTTGCAGCCACCCGAGGCCTGTTGGTGAGAGATGAGAAGTCCTACAGCAAATGGGGTGACTCGCTGAAGTATAACCCTGCTGTCATTGAATTTGAG ATGCTCCCATTGTATGAGCTGGTCCGTTTCAGCACTGTGGGTGGATCCATGAAAGGGAAAGTGGCCCATCTAAAGAGGGCCTACGAAGAGTACCTGCATGAATTTGGCTCCTGCCGCTGTGCCCCCTGCAGGAACAACGGAGTGCCCATCCTCCAGGGGACGTCCTGCCTCTGCCTTTGCAAGGAGGGGTACAGGGGCGTAGCCTGCGAGGAAACTAATAGGAAAG GTCCGACCCATGGATCCTGGAGTTGCTGGAGCCCTTGGTCAACCTGTCAGTCAAATCAGAAAACTAGACAACGTCAGTGCAACAACCCAACACCCCTAAACGGCGGACGTCCTTGCCTGGGTCAAGCTACGCAGACGCACAGCTGCTGA
- the c8a gene encoding complement component C8 alpha chain isoform X1: MMLCSLRCACLVVLGINHFLSVEAFYDQRETKESRCVVFERVRNATVRMARGIDTPAPIDCKMKPWSAWTSCSSCKGTMHRFKYLEQATQFGGTLCGSGQWEDKACPKDVACEKQHKCTEAFTCTETGRCVSEKLRCNRDLDCRDGSDEDDCEEDDIIEGPCSHLFPIPGSEAATRGYDILSQGFVLPTVDPTYYGGICEYVYNGEWRKLVYDAFCENMYYNDDEKYYRKPYNFHTYQFMGKAESVGSSEYYEDASSLLNARKQEKSFNLGITVGISMVEFGLSGSSESQFMNNISQYQEQNMGFVRLLSKVQTAQFKMRSSGLMLDEDLFQSLVELPEEYDFGTYSRFLSQYGTHYITSGIMGGVLEYIVVINKKAMALSEMTGEQAGLCLGVSLGWSPNINVKLKLSGCEKTGQLDNDKQSSDSFIKDVISRIQGGNVAATRGLLVRDEKSYSKWGDSLKYNPAVIEFEMLPLYELVRFSTVGGSMKGKVAHLKRAYEEYLHEFGSCRCAPCRNNGVPILQGTSCLCLCKEGYRGVACEETNRKGPTHGSWSCWSPWSTCQSNQKTRQRQCNNPTPLNGGRPCLGQATQTHSC, from the exons atgatGCTGTGCTCCTTGCGATGTGCATGTCTTGTGGTGTTGGGAATAAATCATTTCCTGTCCGTGGAGGCATTTTATGATCAGAGGGAAACAAAGGAAAGCAG ATGTGTTGTCTTTGAAAGGGTTCGGAACGCAACTGTAAGAATGGCCAGAGGCATAGATACGCCAGCTCCTATTGATTGCAAGATGAAGCCGTGGTCAGCATGGACGTCCTGCTCTTCATGTAAAGGCACAATG CATCGCTTCAAGTACCTGGAGCAGGCAACTCAGTTCGGCGGCACATTGTGCGGGAGCGGGCAGTGGGAGGATAAGGCGTGCCCCAAGGACGTGGCCTGCGAGAAGCAGCACAAGTGCACAGAGGCCTTCACCTGCACGGAGACAG GACGCTGCGTGAGCGAGAAGCTGCGTTGTAATAGAGACCTGGACTGCAGGGATGGGTCAGATGAGGATGACTGTGAGGAAGATGACATTATTGAAGGCCCCTGCTCTCATCTGTTCCCCATTCCAGGTTCTGAGGCAGCCACTCGCGG ATACGACATACTGTCCCAGGGGTTTGTCCTACCCACTGTTGATCCTACATACTATGGAGGCATCTGTGAATATGTCTACAATGGAGAGTGGAGAAAGCTTGTGTACGATGCTTTCTGTGAAAACATGTACTACAATGATGATGAGAAATATTACCGGAAACCCTATAACTTCCATACCTATCAGTTCATG GGCAAAGCTGAATCTGTTGGTTCCAGTGAATATTATGAAGATGCTTCCAGCTTACTTAATGCCAGGAAGCAGGAGAAATCCTTCAATCTTGGAATCACGGTCGGAATATCTATGGTAGAATTTGGTTTGTCAGGAAGCTCTGAATCCCAGTTCATGAATAATATTTCTCAGTACCAGGAACAA AACATGGGATTCGTGAGGCTGTTGTCCAAAGTACAGACTGCGCAGTTCAAAATGAGGAGCAGCGGTCTGATGCTGGATGAGGACTTGTTCCAGTCCCTTGTGGAGCTGCCAGAGGAGTACGACTTTGGCACATACTCTCGCTTCCTCAGCCAGTATGGGACACATTACATCACCTCTGGGATCATGGGAGGAGTTCTCGAGTACATTGTGGTCATCAATAAAAAGGCCATGGCACTGTCTG AAATGACTGGAGAGCAGGCAGGACTATGTCTTGGTGTATCATTGGGGTGGAGTCCGAATATAAATGTGAAACTGAAGTTGTCAGGTTGTGAAAAGACTGGGCAACTTGACAATG ATAAACAGTCTTCTGACAGTTTCATAAAGGATGTGATCAGTAGAATCCAAGGGGGCAATGTTGCAGCCACCCGAGGCCTGTTGGTGAGAGATGAGAAGTCCTACAGCAAATGGGGTGACTCGCTGAAGTATAACCCTGCTGTCATTGAATTTGAG ATGCTCCCATTGTATGAGCTGGTCCGTTTCAGCACTGTGGGTGGATCCATGAAAGGGAAAGTGGCCCATCTAAAGAGGGCCTACGAAGAGTACCTGCATGAATTTGGCTCCTGCCGCTGTGCCCCCTGCAGGAACAACGGAGTGCCCATCCTCCAGGGGACGTCCTGCCTCTGCCTTTGCAAGGAGGGGTACAGGGGCGTAGCCTGCGAGGAAACTAATAGGAAAG GTCCGACCCATGGATCCTGGAGTTGCTGGAGCCCTTGGTCAACCTGTCAGTCAAATCAGAAAACTAGACAACGTCAGTGCAACAACCCAACACCCCTAAACGGCGGACGTCCTTGCCTGGGTCAAGCTACGCAGACGCACAGCTGCTGA